A section of the Bombus fervidus isolate BK054 chromosome 9, iyBomFerv1, whole genome shotgun sequence genome encodes:
- the LOC139991083 gene encoding probable tubulin polyglutamylase TTLL9 — translation MSKNARPSHEIEENASPREKRNSTARRRQNEDDKVIRFRCDFPSTQVRVMLARGWTQLPEAGSSLLFDTIRVIISTNKLYFLTLIRRRVSLPRESFNLFKVIEPNDQNWHLWWCEINDVRQALDLKLASYQKIPHFRNHYELTRKNYLYRNLKRYKKLLLKSNKIDEAELCDGMPLTFELPNDYRLFAEEYHRQPGSTWIVKPAGRSQGKGIFLFRKLKDLSEWRSKEFGQQVEIPPVETFIVQKYVENPYLLAGRKFDLRIYTLVTSFCPLKVWLAREGFARLSGELFDLENIDDSRVHLTNMAIQLKIHDDDDKKGELKRGCKWALMNVREYLTARHGVAAVEALFQRIAGVIMASLLAVQSVIMQGKNSFELYGYDILLDEDLTPWLLEVNASPALTGTDSEDYRLKFDLLDDTLNVLDFEGRFTGRETRIGGFDLLWNDGPVWTYCPNPSVCGEPPTDLKKLNIFLGARNDRVEQLRQLRQCLEEKRNKVQSDRVGMRR, via the exons ATGTCCAAGAACGCAAGACCAAGCCACGAGATCGAAGAGAACGCATCACCGcgagaaaaaaggaattcGACCGCGAGAAGGAGGCAGAACGAGGACGACAAGGTCATCAGGTTCCGCTGCGACTTTCCTTCGACGCAGGTTAGGGTGATGCTGGCCAGAGGATGGACGCAG CTCCCAGAAGCAGGAAGCAGTTTATTATTCGACACAATTCGCGTAATCATATCCACGAATAAATTGTACTTCCTGACACTAATACGTCGACGAGTGAGCCTCCCACGCGAATCCTTTAATCTTTTCAAGGTAATAGAGCCCAACGATCAGAACTGGCACCTTTGGTGGTGCGAGATCAACGACGTTCGCCAGGCCTTGGACCTGAAGCTCGCTTCTTATCAAAAGATCCCACACTTCCGGAATCATTACGAATTGACACGGAAGAATTACCTATACAGAAACTTGAAACGATACAAGAAATTGTTACTCAAGTCGAATAAGATAGACGAAGCTGAACTTTGCGATGGTATGCCGCTGACTTTCGAACTACCAAACGATTATAGGCTATTCGCGGAGGAGTATCACAGGCAACCTGGTTCCACGTGGATCGTGAAACCTGCAGGAAGATCGCAGGGCAAAG GTATCTTCCTGTTCAGGAAGCTGAAGGACCTATCGGAGTGGCGTAGCAAAGAATTCGGCCAGCAAGTGGAAATACCACCGGTGGAGACTTTCATCGTGCAGAAATACGTAGAGAATCCTTACCTCCTGGCAG GCAGAAAATTCGATCTACGTATCTACACCCTGGTAACCTCATTTTGCCCTCTGAAAGTTTGGCTGGCTAGAGAGGGTTTCGCACGGCTGTCGGGCGAGCTGTTCGATCTGGAGAACATAGACGACAGCAGGGTGCATCTCACTAATATGGCGATACAGCTGAAGATACACGATGATGACGATAAGAAGGGCGAATTGAAAAGAGGGTGCAAATGGGCGTTGATGAATGTTAGAGAGTATTTGACCGCGAGACACGGGGTGGCTGCGGTAGAAGCTCTGTTCCAACGAATTGCCG GCGTGATAATGGCCAGCTTGCTGGCGGTGCAGTCGGTGATCATGCAGGGAAAGAACTCGTTCGAGCTGTACGGTTACGATATACTTCTCGACGAGGATCTGACGCCGTGGTTGCTCGAGGTGAACGCCTCGCCAGCGCTGACCGGCACGGACAGCGAGGATTATCGGCTCAAGTTCGATCTCCTCGACGACACGCTCAACGTGCTCGACTTCGAGGGCCGTTTCACCGGCAGAGAGACCAGAATCGGTGGTTTCGATCTACTGTGGAACGATGGTCCGGTGTGGACTTACTGTCCCAATCCATCTGTTTGCGGCGAGCCACCCACCGATCTTAAGAAACTGAATATTTTCCTTGGAGCACGGAATGATAGAGTCGAACAGCTGCGCCAACTCAGACAGTGTTTGGAAGAGAAAAGGAACAAGGTGCAGAGCGATCGTGTCGGGATGCGTCGATGA